The nucleotide sequence CGAAAATACGGAATGCACGGCACGTCACACCAGTACGTTACCGGTTTGGCCTTGGACCATCTGGCCGCCCAGGGCATCGACCGGACGTCGGCCAAGGTGATCACGCTGCATTTGGGCGGTGGTGCCAGCGCAACCGCGTCGATCGGCGGGCGTGCGATCGACACGTCGATGGGGCTGACGCCGCTGGAAGGTTTGGTGATGGCCACGCGTTGCGGCGACATCGATCCCAGCGTGCCGATCTATCTGATGCGAACGGCCGGCTGGACCGTCGACCAAGTCGAACGGGTTCTGATCAAGGAAAGCGGGTTGCTGGGACTGTGCGGCCAAGCCGACATGCGTCGTGCGCTGGAAGCGGCGACCGATGATGACGAGTCCGCGAAATTGGCGATCGACATCTATGTTCGGCGATTGCATAAATATGTCGGTTCGTACTTTGCGGTTCTGGGCGGATTGGACGCGTTGGTATTTACAGCGGGCATCGGTGAAAACAGTGCGGAAATCCGGCGACGCGTGGTCGAACCTTTGCATCATCTAGGGCTGCGAATGGATCTGCCCGTCAATGCCTGGGCCAAACCTGATGTCCAGCCCATCGATCTGTCCAGCGACGATGCGACGGTGCGGACGTTGGTGGTACCGACCGACGAAGAATGGGCCATCGCCCGCCAGACGGCCGACTTGATCGACGGCCGATGATGCGAATCCTGGCCGTTGTCCGTTCTACGAACGTGGGCGATCACCTACACTGGGACGTACGCCGTGATTCGCTGCGCTGATACATCCACCGGATCGTTTTTGCCGACCTGATATGCCGACCCAACGATTGACCAAACAAACAGCGGCCATGATCGCGGTCGGCGTTGAACTGTTGAACAAACGCGATGGTGACGCGTTGTTGTTGCTGTTGGACGGTTCGACCGACTGGATTCGTATCGCCGGGTTGGTGGCCGATATCGAAAAGCCGGTGATCGTTGCCGTCGACGATCCGGCCGATTTGGAAGGTGCCGCCGAAGCCGGATTGGTGCCTCTGGCGCTGAACAAAGAAAAGGCGCCGGTGCTGGAACGTTTGCAGGAAGCCTTGCTGGAAGCCGCCGCCGATGAAGTGATCCGGCCCAACGGCGACGTCGTCGCGGTGTACAGCGGTTTTCAACAAGGCCGTCTGGATTCGATCAGCTATCTGCAGCTGGACGAACGCATGCGTCGGTTCACCAGCCGCGATCTGCAGCAGATCGAAAGCAGCGTGCCCCTGAAAACGATCAAAGCGGTGGTCGATTTGGCCGTCGACATCGGCCGCGAAGGTCGCGAGGGCAAAGCCGTGGGGACTCTGTTCGTCGTCGGCGACACCCGAAAAGTCATGGAGCATGCCAGCGACAGCGGCGTGGACCCGTACCGCGGATACAACAAATCGTTCCGCTACCTGTTGGACCCCAAGGTCCAGGAAGACGCCAAAGAAATCGCCCAGTTGGATGGGGCGTTCATCGTTTCGGCTGACGGTTACATCGAACGCAGCCGTCAAATGCTGGAGGTTTCCCACGACGACCTGAAGATGACCAAAGGTCTGGGGTCGCGTCACTGGGCCGCCGCGGCGATCACCTTGAAGACCAAAGCCGTGTCGGTGGTCGTCAGCCAAAGCACCGGGACCGTCCGGCTGTACCAAAACGGCTTTCTGATCCTGCAGATCGTACCGACCAACAAGGCGATCAAGTGGCAGGAATTCTCGTTCGAACCGCCCCAAGCCGGCGGGGACGACTGAAACGTTCGGCCCCCGCCGGGCAAACCCCGGTACGGACCGCGTTTCACAACAAATCTTGCCACCGCGACGACGGAAACGCTACTGTCGTCGTCATGAAACGGACCTCGCTACGCTGGACGCACTACGCCACCTGCCTTTGGCCGGGGATGGCCGATTTGTGGTGGCGGGGTCACCTGTCGGGGCTGCCCGTGGCGATCGTATTCGCGATCGCACTGAACTGGTTTTTGGTGGCCAAGTTTTTGTACCCCGGATGGTTGTCCGGCGGCCTGATTCACGTCGGTTTTTGGGTCGCCATCATCGTCTGGGGCTTTTGGGTTCAACGCAGCCTGCGGGAATTGCCTGAGCGATTGGTGCCCCGTGAAGTCACCGAGAAACCTGACCGATTCGGCGAAGCCCACGCGGCCTATCTGGCGGGCGATTGGGAGCGTGCCGAAGCCTTGTTGACACAAACGCTAGCAATTGAGCCGAGGGATCCGCCGGCGCTGTTGATGCTGTGCGGCGTCTATCGTCACACCGGACGTGTCGAGTCGGCGGAGATTTTGTTGGAAGAAATGCGTCGGATCGAAGTGGCCGACAATTGGCGGTTGGAATTGGCAGCCGAAGCCCGTCGGTTGGCTCGTTCTGCCGAAGAACCTATCCCAGCGGTTTAGCATAACCGGTAAAATCGTTATCGTTGCCATGGCCGGGGGGCTCTAACAGCGTTCGCATGACCAGTCGCTAAAACCGTTGAAAAAATCGAACGGAGTACGGTTTTTGGCTAGGTTTCGACGCCGCGAACCCGAATCGTGGCGGATTCACGGCGTGGTGTGGCCTACGGTTTGCTTCACACAACAATTCCTTGACGAACGATTCGCCAGATTGACAGCCATTCGATCAACCTGGATCACGAGAAAAACATGTACGAACGATTTACGGATCGAGCCCGAAAGGTCATGCAACTGGCCAACCAAGAGGCTCAGCGATTCAACCACGAATACATCGGGACCGAGCACATCCTGCTGGGCTTGGTGAAAGAAGGCAGCGGGGTCGCCGCCAACGTCCTGAAGAATTTGGAAGTTGACCTGCGAAAGATCCGTCTGGAAGTGGAAAAACTGGTCCAAAGCGGGCCGGAAATGGTCACCGTCGGCAAATTGCCGCAGACGCCCCGGGCCAAGAAGGTTATCGAGTACTCCATGGAAGAGGCTCGGAACCTGAATCACAGCTACGTGGGGACCGAGCACATTCTGTTGGGTCTGCTCCGCGAACAAGAAGGCGTCGCCGCCCAAGTGCTGATGAACTTGGGGCTGAAGTTGGAAGACGTCCGCGAAGAAGTCTTGAACTTGCTGGGCCACGGCCTGGACAGTGCCGAAGTCGGCGAACGTGGCGGTCGCGGCGGTGAAGGCGAAAGCAGCGGCGGCAGCAGCAGCAGTAAAAGCGGCAAAAGCAAGACGCCCGCCCTGGACAGCTTCGGCCGTGACCTGACCGAACTCGCCAAGAAAAACGAATTGGATCCGGTCATCGGTCGCGAACGCGAAATCGAACGCGCGATCCAGATCCTTTGCCGTCGGACCAAGAACAACCCGGTCCTGTTGGGCGAAGCCGGCGTGGGCAAAACCGCGATCGTCGAAGGATTTGCACAACGCGTCATCAGCGGCGAAGTCCCCGAGATCTTGGCCGACAAGCGGATCGTTGTCTTGGACTTGGCGATGATGGTCGCCGGGACCAAGTACCGCGGTCAGTTCGAAGAACGCATCAAGGCCGTGATGACGGAAGTCCGTCGGGTCAAAAACACGATTCTGTTCATCGACGAATTGCACACCCTGGTCGGTGCCGGTGGCGCCGAAGGTGCGATCGATGCCGCCAACGTTCTGAAACCCGCATTGGCTCGGGGTGAAATTCAGTGCATCGGTGCGACGACGCTGGACGAGTATCGAAAGTACATCGAAAAGGACAACGCACTGGCCCGACGTTTCCAAGAAATCATGGTCGAACCGACCGGCAAGGCGGAAACGATCGAGATCATCAAGGGACTCCGCGAACGGTACGAAGAACACCACCGCGTCCAGTTCACCGATGACGCCGTCGTCGCCGCGGTCGAAATGTCCGAACGCTACATCACCGCCCGCTGTCTGCCGGACAAAGCGATCGACGTGATCGACGAAGCTGGTGCTCGGGTGCGGTTGCGCACGATGACCCGTCCGCCGGACTTGAAGGAAATCGACGAGGAAGTCGAAAAGCTGAACAAGGAAAAGGAAGACGCGGTCGCCAATCAAGACTTCGAAAAAGCCGCCAATCTGCGGGACCAAGCTGAAAAACTTCGGAAGAAGAAGGATCAGATCACGCAAGAGTGGCGCGAAAAGTCACAACAGACCGATGGCGTCGTCGACGAAGAAGTCATCGCGGAAGTCGTTAGCAAGATGACCGGCATTCCGTTGACCCGACTGTCGACCGAAGACAGCCTGCGTTTGTTGCGGATGGAAGACGAACTGCACAAACGTGTGGTCAGCCAAGACGCCGCGGTTTCGGCCATCGCCAAAGCCGTTCGCCGCAGCCGCAGTGGATTGAAAGATCCCAAACGGCCCACCGGTTCGTTCATCTTCGCCGGTCCCACCGGTGTCGGTAAAACGTTGCTGGCTAAGGCGCTTGCCGAATACATGTTCGGTGACTCCGAAGCGCTGATCCATATCGACATGTCCGAATACATGGAAAAGCACAA is from Crateriforma conspicua and encodes:
- a CDS encoding acetate/propionate family kinase, with translation MNVLVVNVGSTTLKYACIDTQRRERLTEGLIDRIGQDGGDAPDHMTAVQDALQKHADIEFTAIGHRVVQGGDRFTEPTRVTDQVRSDMVELDPLAPLHNPPARRVIDHIATTSASIPQVLVFDTAYFSTLPPVAYRYAVPDSVYVDHGVRKYGMHGTSHQYVTGLALDHLAAQGIDRTSAKVITLHLGGGASATASIGGRAIDTSMGLTPLEGLVMATRCGDIDPSVPIYLMRTAGWTVDQVERVLIKESGLLGLCGQADMRRALEAATDDDESAKLAIDIYVRRLHKYVGSYFAVLGGLDALVFTAGIGENSAEIRRRVVEPLHHLGLRMDLPVNAWAKPDVQPIDLSSDDATVRTLVVPTDEEWAIARQTADLIDGR
- a CDS encoding DNA integrity scanning protein DisA nucleotide-binding domain protein, with the translated sequence MPTQRLTKQTAAMIAVGVELLNKRDGDALLLLLDGSTDWIRIAGLVADIEKPVIVAVDDPADLEGAAEAGLVPLALNKEKAPVLERLQEALLEAAADEVIRPNGDVVAVYSGFQQGRLDSISYLQLDERMRRFTSRDLQQIESSVPLKTIKAVVDLAVDIGREGREGKAVGTLFVVGDTRKVMEHASDSGVDPYRGYNKSFRYLLDPKVQEDAKEIAQLDGAFIVSADGYIERSRQMLEVSHDDLKMTKGLGSRHWAAAAITLKTKAVSVVVSQSTGTVRLYQNGFLILQIVPTNKAIKWQEFSFEPPQAGGDD
- a CDS encoding tetratricopeptide repeat protein, translating into MKRTSLRWTHYATCLWPGMADLWWRGHLSGLPVAIVFAIALNWFLVAKFLYPGWLSGGLIHVGFWVAIIVWGFWVQRSLRELPERLVPREVTEKPDRFGEAHAAYLAGDWERAEALLTQTLAIEPRDPPALLMLCGVYRHTGRVESAEILLEEMRRIEVADNWRLELAAEARRLARSAEEPIPAV
- a CDS encoding ATP-dependent Clp protease ATP-binding subunit; the protein is MYERFTDRARKVMQLANQEAQRFNHEYIGTEHILLGLVKEGSGVAANVLKNLEVDLRKIRLEVEKLVQSGPEMVTVGKLPQTPRAKKVIEYSMEEARNLNHSYVGTEHILLGLLREQEGVAAQVLMNLGLKLEDVREEVLNLLGHGLDSAEVGERGGRGGEGESSGGSSSSKSGKSKTPALDSFGRDLTELAKKNELDPVIGREREIERAIQILCRRTKNNPVLLGEAGVGKTAIVEGFAQRVISGEVPEILADKRIVVLDLAMMVAGTKYRGQFEERIKAVMTEVRRVKNTILFIDELHTLVGAGGAEGAIDAANVLKPALARGEIQCIGATTLDEYRKYIEKDNALARRFQEIMVEPTGKAETIEIIKGLRERYEEHHRVQFTDDAVVAAVEMSERYITARCLPDKAIDVIDEAGARVRLRTMTRPPDLKEIDEEVEKLNKEKEDAVANQDFEKAANLRDQAEKLRKKKDQITQEWREKSQQTDGVVDEEVIAEVVSKMTGIPLTRLSTEDSLRLLRMEDELHKRVVSQDAAVSAIAKAVRRSRSGLKDPKRPTGSFIFAGPTGVGKTLLAKALAEYMFGDSEALIHIDMSEYMEKHNVSRLIGAPPGFVGYEEGGQLTEKIRRRPYAVVLFDEIEKAHPDVFNMLLQVMEEGRLTDSFGRNVDFRNTILIMTTNAGAEAIKNEQSLGFQRPDGDANFESMKSRVMDKIERVFRPEFLNRLDDTIIFRHLEKKDLKLVIDYELAKVRERLLERGLALELTDEAKEFLIKKGSNLDYGARPLRRAIEQRIEDPLGEELLRGTFEGKDTIIVDAFHNDEGKVTRLDFKGEARGTSEEPVAAGVSDGNDDDKSQDDES